In the genome of Triticum urartu cultivar G1812 chromosome 5, Tu2.1, whole genome shotgun sequence, one region contains:
- the LOC125510955 gene encoding uncharacterized protein LOC125510955 gives MPFQLKAGHHHGAMDGKPPPPPPLAPAPTPPAPPRVSRLRRLLVRVSASERLAVAGDGKEREKEERPVGSGEAEVGSVGLDRMVLSFMEDSAAVERPPRGRCNCFNGSNYEESDDEEGFFLPSGQASAPPPSAAGDTLEALKSLVQSASVAERNLLADASRITERCGRTCKGKAECRRAVADGLRALGYDAAVCKSRWEKTKSYPAGEHEYIDAVVGDGARLIVEVHFRSEFEVARSTKAYRAALQALPPLFVGTSDRLGKIVSVVAEAARQSMKKKGLHFPPWRKPEYMRAKWLSPHVRTGDKAAAPSPAASATATATAVSAASFSGEFELLFGMNPSGGVSSTPGEKITVVVSPWRPTEEAASKKQQPRAKVVTGLAAVL, from the exons ATGCCGTTCCAGCTCAAGGCCGGCCACCACCACGGCGCCATGGACgggaagccgccgccgccgccgccgctcgcgcccgccccgacgccgcccgcgccgcccagGGTCTCCCGCCTCCGCAGGCTGCTCGTGAGGGTCTCCGCCTCGGAGCGCCTCGCGGTGGCCGGGGACGGCAAGGAGcgggagaaggaggagaggccgGTGGGCAGCGGGGAGGCGGAGGTCGGCTCGGTGGGGCTCGACCGCATGGTGCTCAGCTTCATGGAGGACTCCGCGGCCGTCGAGCGCCCGCCGCGCGGCCGCTGCAACTGCTTCAACGGCAGCAACTACGAGGAGAGCGACGACGAGGAGGGCTTCTTCCTCCCCTCCGGCCAGGCCTCCGCGCCTCCCCCGTCCGCGGCCGGCGACACCCTGGAGGCACTCAAG AGTTTGGTGCAGAGCGCCAGCGTCGCCGAGCGGAACCTTCTCGCCGACGCTTCCAGGATCACCGAGCGGTGCGGCAGGACCTGCAAGGGCAAGGCCGAgtgccgccgcgccgtcgccgaCGGCCTCAGGGCCCTCGGCTATGACGCCGCCGTCTGCAAGTCGCGCTGGGAGAAGACCAAGTCCTACCCCGCTG GGGAGCACGAGTACATCGACGCCGTTGTTGGGGACGGAGCGAGGCTGATCGTGGAGGTGCACTTCAGGTCCGAGTTCGAGGTGGCCCGGTCGACCAAGGCGTACCGCGCGGCGCTCCAGGCGCTGCCGCCGTTGTTCGTTGGCACGTCCGACCGGCTCGGGAAGATCGTGTCCGTGGTGGCGGAGGCGGCGCggcagagcatgaagaagaaggGGCTGCACTTCCCACCATGGCGTAAGCCGGAGTACATGCGCGCCAAGTGGCTGTCCCCGCACGTCCGCACCGGCGACAAGGCGGCCGCCCCGTCCCCCGCCGCCTCTGCAACTGCAACTGCGACGGCGGTGTCGGCGGCGAGCTTCTCCGGCGAGTTCGAGCTGCTGTTCGGCATGAACCCGAGCGGGGGGGTCTCGTCCACCCCCGGCGAGAAGATCACGGTGGTGGTGTCGCCGTGGCGCCCGACGGAGGAGGCGGCGAGCAAGAAGCAGCAGCCCAGGGCGAAGGTCGTCACGGGGCTCGCCGCCGTCCTCTGA